A genomic segment from Brevundimonas sp. SORGH_AS_0993 encodes:
- a CDS encoding TonB-dependent receptor: protein MKPFNTRKAATRQVALAAASALAIGMSFAGAASAQVATSTIRGNVTDGAAVEPGATVVARNVASGFTSRTTANAQGGYTLSGLRPGTYEITATTSENETASDTVSIGVGQVGNLDLAVAATAAATPGATNLGEIVVTGRRLVEVRTPENATNVTTQQIQTLPQINRNFLNFAALAPGVRIGTNDQEVQITAGGQRAESVNAFIDGASLKSNIIAGGIVGQDDSRGNPFPQAAVQEFRIVSQNFKAEYEQASSAIITAVTRSGTNEFHGEVFGTYRDQSFVAQDEFAKRNGQEKPDLEVQQYGAALGGPIIQDKLHFFGSYEHKQENRAAAVTLGRQNPAYVSQFGQYIGTFATPFEEDLYFGKLSFQPAEGHLIDLSVTYRNEGDVRDVGEANSIERANGLEQTTKSANLRYQWQGDGFLNEFAVDYRNYNYNPTAANFDQVGRSYRIFENGYDPYGGVTILNIGGSGSRQDISDNALTFRNDLTFNNIAFKGFHTIKVGAKYSHQNYNVVKEFGRNPEFFYDLDGTAVAAPPCRTASSWATSSRPSI, encoded by the coding sequence ATGAAACCGTTCAATACGCGCAAGGCCGCGACACGCCAAGTCGCCCTGGCCGCCGCCTCGGCCCTGGCCATCGGCATGAGTTTCGCCGGCGCCGCCTCGGCGCAGGTGGCGACCTCGACCATTCGCGGCAATGTGACCGACGGCGCGGCCGTCGAGCCCGGCGCCACCGTCGTCGCCCGCAACGTCGCCTCGGGCTTCACCAGCCGAACCACGGCGAACGCCCAGGGCGGCTATACGCTGTCGGGTCTTCGTCCCGGCACTTATGAGATCACTGCGACGACGTCCGAGAACGAGACGGCGTCGGACACGGTGTCGATCGGCGTCGGCCAGGTCGGCAATCTGGATCTGGCGGTTGCGGCGACCGCCGCTGCAACGCCGGGCGCGACCAATCTCGGCGAGATCGTCGTGACGGGCCGCCGTCTGGTCGAGGTGCGCACGCCCGAGAACGCGACCAACGTGACGACGCAGCAGATCCAGACGCTGCCGCAGATCAATCGCAACTTCCTCAACTTCGCCGCCTTGGCGCCGGGCGTGCGGATTGGCACGAACGATCAGGAGGTTCAGATCACCGCCGGCGGCCAGCGCGCGGAATCCGTCAACGCCTTCATCGACGGGGCCAGCCTGAAGTCGAACATCATCGCGGGCGGGATCGTCGGCCAGGATGACAGCCGCGGCAATCCGTTCCCGCAAGCCGCTGTTCAGGAATTCCGCATCGTCAGCCAGAACTTCAAGGCGGAGTACGAGCAGGCCTCCTCGGCGATCATCACCGCCGTGACGCGGTCGGGCACCAATGAATTCCACGGCGAAGTCTTTGGCACCTACCGCGATCAAAGCTTCGTGGCGCAGGATGAATTCGCAAAACGAAACGGCCAAGAAAAGCCAGACTTGGAAGTCCAGCAGTATGGTGCGGCTCTGGGCGGTCCGATCATTCAGGATAAGCTGCATTTCTTCGGCAGCTACGAGCACAAGCAGGAAAACCGCGCGGCTGCGGTCACGCTGGGCCGTCAGAATCCTGCCTATGTGAGCCAGTTCGGGCAGTATATCGGCACCTTCGCCACGCCTTTTGAAGAGGATCTCTACTTCGGCAAGCTGAGCTTCCAGCCCGCCGAAGGTCATTTGATCGACCTGAGCGTCACCTATAGAAACGAAGGCGACGTTCGGGATGTCGGAGAGGCCAATTCCATCGAGCGCGCCAATGGCCTGGAGCAGACGACCAAGAGCGCCAACCTGCGCTATCAGTGGCAGGGCGATGGATTCCTGAACGAGTTTGCGGTGGACTACCGCAACTACAACTACAATCCGACCGCCGCCAACTTCGATCAGGTCGGGCGCAGCTATCGTATCTTCGAGAACGGTTACGATCCCTACGGCGGGGTGACGATTCTGAACATCGGCGGATCGGGCAGCCGTCAGGACATCAGCGACAACGCCTTGACGTTCCGCAACGACCTGACCTTCAACAACATCGCGTTCAAGGGCTTCCACACGATCAAGGTCGGTGCGAAGTACAGCCACCAGAACTATAACGTGGTCAAGGAGTTCGGCCGTAATCCCGAGTTCTTCTACGACCTGGACGGCACGGCAGTGGCAGCGCCTCCGTGCCGTACCGCGTCCAGTTGGGCAACGAGTTCCCGACCGTCGATCTGA
- a CDS encoding LacI family DNA-binding transcriptional regulator, with product MDIASPSAAHDRSRAAKAATIRDVAEHAQVSVASVSRVLNGSGAITESTRQRVLDAVAQLRYVPHVGARSLSTSRTDTIGVILPDLFGEFFSELIRGMDLAARAHGKHLIVSSSHDDAEDTLTAVRSMRGRVDGMIVLSPHVRAASLAADVAGRMPVLLMNGVAEEAGRASIVIDNHGGAVAAIRHVIASGRQRIAHIRGPQGNVEADQRAAGYASALEGQTPIVVEGDFSQVSGHRAATALLTLQQRPDAVFAANDMMAVGALLAFQEAGVRCPEDIAVVGFDDVPIASLMRPALTTMRVNIAEIGRRGVERLIGLVRADAAGAPSDVACEIVRPILVERQSTAASTAARFNNG from the coding sequence TTGGACATCGCGTCGCCGTCCGCCGCCCACGACCGTTCGCGCGCCGCCAAGGCCGCGACGATCCGCGATGTGGCCGAGCATGCCCAGGTCTCCGTCGCCTCCGTCTCCCGCGTTCTGAACGGCTCTGGCGCGATCACCGAATCGACGCGCCAGAGGGTGCTGGACGCCGTGGCCCAGCTTCGTTACGTCCCCCATGTCGGCGCCCGTAGCCTGTCGACCAGCCGCACCGACACCATCGGCGTCATTCTGCCGGACCTGTTCGGTGAGTTCTTCTCGGAGCTGATCCGGGGCATGGACCTGGCCGCGCGCGCCCATGGCAAACACCTGATCGTTTCCAGTTCTCACGACGACGCCGAGGACACGCTGACGGCGGTGCGGTCGATGCGCGGCCGGGTGGACGGCATGATCGTGCTGTCGCCGCATGTCCGCGCGGCCAGTCTGGCGGCCGACGTCGCCGGCCGGATGCCGGTCCTCTTGATGAACGGCGTGGCGGAGGAGGCGGGTCGCGCCTCCATCGTCATCGACAACCACGGCGGGGCGGTGGCGGCGATCCGGCATGTGATCGCCTCGGGCCGTCAGCGCATCGCCCACATTCGCGGACCGCAAGGCAACGTCGAGGCCGATCAACGCGCCGCCGGCTACGCCTCGGCCCTGGAGGGGCAGACGCCGATCGTGGTGGAGGGCGACTTCTCCCAGGTCTCGGGCCATCGGGCGGCCACGGCCCTTCTGACGCTGCAGCAGCGGCCGGACGCCGTCTTCGCCGCCAACGACATGATGGCGGTCGGCGCCCTTCTGGCCTTTCAGGAGGCGGGCGTCCGCTGCCCCGAGGATATCGCCGTCGTCGGTTTCGACGACGTGCCCATCGCCAGTCTGATGCGCCCGGCGCTGACGACCATGCGCGTCAATATTGCGGAGATCGGCCGCCGGGGCGTCGAACGCCTGATCGGCCTGGTCAGAGCCGATGCGGCCGGAGCGCCCTCGGACGTCGCCTGCGAAATCGTTCGGCCGATCCTGGTCGAGCGTCAGTCAACCGCGGCCTCGACCGCCGCCAGGTTCAACAACGGGTGA
- a CDS encoding winged helix-turn-helix domain-containing protein has translation MSHLILIADSDAEAGERLDLHLRREGFRTVGAADGQCALDLHGRLRPDLILLDAGLSGRDGWDVLGEVRRRGPTPVVMSAPIDHGVSRVQALRIGADDFLVRPFDALEAATRTRAILRRLAGASGAGLLKVGGLEVDPAGYQAAVVTPEGRRKLGLTLTEFRILAHLAHAPSRVFSRAELAQACRPNGASEARTLDSHVSHLRRKLTESGAEEAVVNVRGVGYRLDPAF, from the coding sequence ATGAGCCATTTGATCCTGATCGCGGACAGCGACGCCGAGGCGGGCGAAAGGCTGGACCTTCATCTGCGTCGGGAGGGCTTCCGCACGGTCGGCGCGGCGGACGGGCAGTGCGCCCTGGACCTGCACGGCCGGCTGCGGCCCGACCTGATCCTGCTCGACGCCGGTTTGTCGGGACGTGACGGCTGGGACGTGCTGGGCGAGGTGCGTCGTCGCGGTCCGACGCCGGTGGTCATGAGCGCCCCGATCGACCATGGCGTCAGCCGGGTCCAGGCGCTGCGGATCGGAGCGGACGACTTTCTGGTCCGGCCGTTCGACGCCCTGGAGGCCGCGACGCGGACCCGGGCCATCCTGAGACGCCTGGCGGGCGCGTCGGGCGCAGGGCTGCTGAAGGTCGGCGGGCTGGAGGTCGATCCGGCCGGCTATCAGGCCGCCGTCGTCACGCCGGAGGGGCGCCGAAAACTGGGTCTGACCCTGACGGAGTTCCGTATTCTGGCGCATCTGGCTCATGCGCCTTCACGGGTCTTTTCGCGGGCCGAACTGGCGCAGGCGTGCCGGCCGAACGGCGCCTCGGAGGCCCGCACCCTGGACAGTCACGTCAGCCACCTGCGCCGCAAGCTGACAGAATCAGGCGCGGAGGAGGCGGTGGTGAACGTTCGCGGCGTCGGCTACCGCCTGGACCCCGCGTTCTGA
- a CDS encoding TonB-dependent receptor has protein sequence MRSRTKLRLQLLLGTALVAAPLSAMAQPVADAPAAQPAAEAADQQPTGLADIVVTATKRETNLQDTPISISVVNAEALQDRHVQSLMDLADGAVPSLRVATFEARQSALTIGIRGIVPNDANQPAREQGVGVYVDGVYLARQHGLAAALLDIERVEVLKGPQGTLFGRNTEGGALSLVTKKPTGEFGMRAVAGVGNLDSYNSELHVNFPALGDFAFKVDGVIAVQGPVTQNSLPGEEGFGAYDRRGLRFQTRWTPADNFTADLAADVGKDKNTPFYSQLLNFNPNGLPVVPWTSATVPSGSIRDLSPLVQVEGSKRMTQADIGVPQQWSVDDTRGVDLHLSYRPTDSLELRSITAYRDLDVQQYDNIAGAHRPPVTGPNGKFSRYSLAGFWQHQFSQEVQAVGSLGDSIDYVGGLFYFKETVSDDAATPSTNQWNSDGTGYTILDPTPTIRGFRSIDRASTAHAESKAVYGQGTWTPATMDALHLTVGGRYTWDAKDGLLYTVNNQPTNFTFKSSVKRFDPLVTLAYDLTDKVNVYAKYSTGYRAGGASSRSLTYRSFAPEEVKAYELGLKSDWFDNRVRVNAAIYAMDRTDSQIDFSLVTVTGASTRNTLETINAPGTTKIRGLELEGQFQVNENLRLSASYAYTDAKIPDTVNPFNNQVQKVFIAFTPPNAASVAADWTSPFMGATFKAHVDANYADATQAFDQFELKNDSSFIVNGRLSVADIQTAPGGPELELALWSRNLLDEAYVYRRDPSNRNTLGDYGNFNAPRTFGIELRATY, from the coding sequence ATGCGCTCTCGCACCAAACTTCGTCTTCAGCTTCTGCTCGGCACCGCGCTGGTCGCTGCGCCGCTGTCGGCCATGGCCCAGCCCGTCGCCGACGCGCCGGCGGCCCAGCCCGCGGCAGAGGCGGCCGATCAACAGCCCACCGGCCTGGCCGACATCGTGGTGACGGCCACCAAGCGTGAAACCAACCTTCAGGACACGCCGATCTCGATCTCGGTCGTCAACGCCGAGGCTCTGCAAGACCGTCACGTCCAGTCGCTGATGGACCTGGCCGACGGCGCGGTGCCCTCCCTGCGCGTCGCCACCTTCGAAGCCCGTCAGTCGGCCCTGACCATCGGCATCCGCGGCATCGTGCCGAACGACGCCAACCAGCCCGCCCGCGAGCAGGGCGTCGGCGTCTATGTCGACGGCGTCTATCTGGCCCGCCAGCATGGCCTAGCAGCCGCCCTGCTGGACATCGAACGGGTCGAGGTCCTGAAGGGCCCGCAAGGCACCCTGTTCGGCCGCAACACCGAAGGCGGCGCCCTGTCGCTGGTCACCAAGAAGCCGACGGGCGAGTTCGGCATGCGCGCCGTCGCCGGCGTCGGCAACCTGGATTCCTACAACTCCGAACTGCACGTCAACTTCCCGGCCCTGGGCGACTTCGCCTTCAAGGTCGACGGCGTGATCGCCGTTCAAGGGCCTGTGACGCAGAACAGCCTGCCTGGCGAAGAAGGCTTCGGCGCCTATGACCGTCGCGGCCTGCGCTTCCAGACGCGCTGGACCCCGGCCGACAACTTCACCGCCGACCTGGCCGCCGACGTCGGCAAGGACAAGAACACCCCCTTCTACAGCCAACTGCTGAACTTCAACCCGAACGGCCTGCCGGTCGTGCCGTGGACCTCGGCGACCGTGCCGAGCGGTTCGATCCGTGACCTGTCGCCGCTGGTTCAGGTCGAGGGCTCCAAGCGGATGACCCAGGCGGACATCGGTGTGCCGCAGCAATGGAGCGTCGACGACACGCGCGGCGTCGATCTGCACCTGTCGTACCGTCCGACCGATAGCCTGGAACTGCGGTCGATCACCGCCTATCGCGATCTCGACGTTCAACAGTACGACAACATCGCCGGCGCCCACCGCCCGCCGGTTACGGGTCCGAACGGCAAGTTCTCGCGCTATTCGCTGGCCGGATTCTGGCAGCACCAGTTCAGCCAGGAAGTCCAGGCGGTCGGTTCGCTGGGCGACAGCATCGACTACGTCGGGGGCCTGTTCTACTTCAAGGAGACCGTGTCGGACGACGCCGCCACGCCCTCGACCAACCAGTGGAACAGCGACGGCACGGGCTACACCATTCTGGACCCGACGCCGACCATCCGGGGCTTCCGCTCGATCGACCGCGCCTCGACCGCCCATGCGGAATCGAAGGCCGTCTATGGTCAGGGCACCTGGACGCCGGCGACGATGGACGCTCTGCACCTGACGGTCGGCGGCCGCTACACCTGGGACGCCAAGGACGGTCTTCTCTACACCGTCAACAATCAGCCGACGAACTTCACCTTCAAGAGCTCGGTCAAGCGTTTCGATCCGTTGGTCACGCTGGCCTACGACCTGACCGACAAGGTCAACGTCTATGCCAAATACTCGACCGGCTATCGCGCCGGCGGCGCCTCTTCGCGCTCGCTGACGTATCGTTCGTTCGCGCCGGAAGAGGTCAAGGCCTATGAACTGGGCCTGAAGAGCGACTGGTTCGACAACCGCGTCCGTGTAAACGCGGCGATCTACGCCATGGATCGCACCGACAGCCAGATCGACTTCAGCCTGGTCACTGTCACCGGCGCCTCGACCCGGAACACGCTGGAGACGATCAACGCCCCCGGCACGACCAAGATCCGCGGTCTGGAGCTGGAAGGTCAGTTCCAGGTCAACGAGAACCTGCGCCTGTCCGCCTCTTACGCCTATACCGACGCCAAGATCCCGGACACGGTGAACCCGTTCAACAACCAGGTGCAGAAGGTGTTCATCGCCTTCACCCCGCCGAACGCCGCCAGCGTGGCCGCCGACTGGACCTCGCCTTTCATGGGCGCGACCTTCAAGGCCCACGTCGACGCCAACTACGCCGACGCCACCCAAGCCTTCGACCAGTTCGAGTTGAAGAACGACTCCTCGTTCATCGTCAACGGCCGCCTGTCGGTCGCCGACATCCAGACCGCCCCTGGCGGCCCGGAGCTGGAACTGGCCCTGTGGTCGCGCAACCTGCTCGACGAAGCCTATGTCTATCGTCGTGACCCGTCGAACCGGAACACGCTGGGCGACTACGGCAACTTCAACGCCCCGCGCACCTTCGGCATCGAACTGCGCGCCACCTACTGA
- a CDS encoding TetR/AcrR family transcriptional regulator: MVKSTNKLGHRIGARGGRTRQAILDATRGLLNTRNYGDIRVSDLASAAGVSPSNFYTYFKTVEEPVLALCEGAAEDFQPLAAHFQADWPGDRAFGVARAFILDVMSIWRDHGQVLRVEHMLADNGEAAFVESRVRRLRRLHLAIERRVAQAHATGLHPKDYNPRLASYQIASIAESTAASFDLLRRADTPEAILDTAAIIIVKLTTGR; encoded by the coding sequence ATGGTCAAAAGCACCAACAAGCTGGGACACCGGATCGGCGCGCGAGGCGGCCGCACCCGCCAGGCCATACTGGACGCCACGCGCGGCCTGCTGAACACCCGCAACTACGGCGACATCCGCGTGTCGGACCTGGCCTCCGCAGCCGGCGTCTCGCCTTCGAACTTCTATACCTACTTCAAGACGGTGGAGGAGCCGGTCCTGGCGTTGTGCGAAGGCGCCGCCGAGGACTTCCAACCCCTGGCCGCTCATTTTCAGGCCGACTGGCCCGGCGACCGGGCCTTTGGAGTCGCGCGCGCCTTCATCCTGGACGTCATGTCCATCTGGCGTGACCACGGCCAGGTCCTGCGGGTCGAGCATATGCTGGCCGACAACGGCGAGGCCGCCTTTGTCGAAAGCCGCGTGCGCCGCCTGCGCCGTCTGCACCTGGCCATCGAACGGCGCGTCGCCCAGGCCCACGCCACCGGCCTGCATCCCAAGGATTACAATCCGCGATTGGCGTCCTACCAGATCGCCTCCATCGCCGAATCGACGGCCGCCAGCTTTGACCTTCTGCGACGCGCCGACACGCCCGAAGCCATCCTGGACACCGCCGCCATCATCATCGTGAAGCTGACGACCGGACGCTAA
- a CDS encoding A24 family peptidase — protein MNSLINSVALGGLGLIVGSFLAALSVRLPLDEDIVSAPSRCRGCERRLRPWERVPVFSWLVLRGRCARCGTRVSPRYPLIEFGAAAIGVWAAVWGAWAGVSIFLMAATALLGWQLLLIALLDGEHFWLPDRLTLPLIGTGLAVALAQGWTVALSNLVGAVAGFAGLWLVGWLYRAARKRQGLGGGDPILFAGAGAWVGWIGLPSVLLWACAAALGLVFGLLAVRRSIQATTKLPFGVFLAVGVWLTWLYGPLAL, from the coding sequence ATGAACTCCCTGATCAATTCGGTCGCCCTGGGCGGACTGGGCCTGATCGTCGGGAGCTTCCTGGCGGCCCTCAGCGTGCGACTGCCTCTGGACGAAGACATCGTGTCGGCGCCGTCGCGTTGTCGGGGATGCGAACGCCGCCTGCGCCCGTGGGAACGGGTTCCGGTTTTCAGTTGGCTGGTCTTGCGGGGGCGATGCGCCCGCTGCGGAACGCGGGTCTCGCCCCGTTATCCGTTGATCGAGTTCGGCGCCGCTGCGATCGGGGTCTGGGCGGCGGTTTGGGGGGCTTGGGCGGGCGTCTCCATCTTCCTCATGGCCGCGACCGCTCTGTTGGGCTGGCAACTGTTGCTCATCGCCCTTTTGGACGGCGAGCATTTCTGGCTGCCGGACCGTCTGACCCTGCCGCTGATCGGAACGGGCTTGGCGGTCGCTCTCGCTCAGGGATGGACCGTCGCCTTGTCGAATCTGGTCGGAGCGGTTGCGGGGTTCGCGGGGCTTTGGCTGGTAGGCTGGCTGTACCGGGCGGCGCGCAAGCGTCAGGGGCTGGGTGGCGGCGATCCGATCCTGTTCGCCGGAGCAGGGGCCTGGGTCGGCTGGATCGGCCTGCCCAGCGTGCTGCTGTGGGCCTGCGCGGCGGCGCTCGGCCTGGTGTTCGGCCTGCTGGCGGTGCGCCGGTCGATCCAGGCGACGACGAAACTGCCGTTCGGGGTTTTCCTGGCCGTCGGCGTCTGGCTGACCTGGCTGTATGGCCCGCTGGCGCTTTAG
- a CDS encoding ferrous iron transporter B, with product MDVVLKAARVALVGNPNSGKTALFNALTGAHQKVANYAGVTVERKEGLIRSAPGRTMSVLDLPGTYSLRARSPDEEVTRDAVLGRLAGETPPDVVVCVADATNLRLVLRLILELKAVGRPMVLALNMYDIAQRQGLRIDLERLRAELGVPIITTVATRKRGIDELIAAVETQADAAALGENRWHTPDAAELRSAAREAERIMRACVRPPERPDTLTGKIDSVLLHPVGGLLILLALLFVMFQAVFTWAKPLMDGIEGGIAWLGAFVATVLPDGLLRSLIVDGVISGVGSVLVFLPQILILFLFIIALEDFGYMARAAFLMDRIMGGAGLHGRAFIPLLSSFACAIPGVMAARVIDSKRDRMTTILVAPLMTCSARIPVYTLIIAAFIPNERVWGFANLQGLVMFGLYAAGILSALAVSLVIRKVFWRGAVEPFMMELPTYKVPDPKSVGFNLWLRAKIFLNRAGRIILPAVVILWVLATFPYPPQNATLPAIDYSFAGMIGRALEPIFAPIGFNWQMVIALIPGMAAREVAVAALGTTYAIADAENATGLLASTLAQHWSLATALSFLAWYIFAPQCVATLGVVRRETNSLRWTWTMIGYMFGLAYLASFVTYHIAVALGGG from the coding sequence ATGGATGTTGTTCTGAAAGCCGCCCGCGTCGCCCTGGTCGGCAATCCGAACAGCGGCAAGACCGCCCTGTTCAACGCCCTGACCGGCGCGCACCAGAAGGTCGCCAACTACGCCGGCGTGACGGTGGAGCGGAAGGAAGGGCTGATCCGCAGCGCCCCGGGCCGCACGATGTCGGTGCTGGACCTGCCCGGCACCTATTCCCTGCGCGCGCGCAGCCCGGACGAGGAGGTGACGCGCGACGCCGTGCTGGGTCGGCTGGCCGGAGAGACGCCGCCGGACGTGGTGGTCTGCGTCGCCGACGCCACCAATCTGCGGCTGGTGCTGCGGTTGATCCTGGAGCTGAAGGCTGTGGGGCGGCCGATGGTTCTGGCGCTGAATATGTACGACATCGCCCAGCGTCAGGGTCTGCGGATCGATCTGGAGCGGCTGCGCGCCGAACTGGGCGTGCCGATCATCACCACGGTCGCCACGCGCAAGCGCGGGATCGACGAGCTGATCGCCGCTGTCGAGACCCAGGCCGACGCCGCCGCGCTGGGTGAAAACCGCTGGCATACGCCCGACGCCGCCGAACTGCGAAGCGCCGCGCGCGAGGCCGAGCGGATCATGAGGGCCTGCGTCCGGCCGCCAGAACGGCCCGACACCCTGACCGGCAAGATCGATTCCGTCCTGCTGCACCCGGTCGGCGGTCTGCTGATCCTGCTGGCGCTGCTGTTCGTCATGTTCCAGGCCGTCTTCACCTGGGCCAAGCCGCTGATGGACGGTATCGAGGGGGGCATCGCCTGGCTGGGCGCATTCGTCGCCACGGTCTTGCCTGACGGCTTGCTGCGAAGCCTGATCGTGGACGGGGTCATATCCGGGGTCGGCAGCGTGCTGGTCTTCCTGCCGCAGATTTTGATCCTGTTCCTGTTCATCATCGCCCTGGAAGACTTCGGCTACATGGCCCGCGCGGCCTTCCTGATGGACAGGATCATGGGCGGGGCGGGGCTGCACGGCCGCGCCTTCATTCCCCTGTTGTCCAGCTTCGCCTGCGCCATCCCCGGCGTGATGGCGGCCCGGGTGATCGATTCCAAGCGCGACCGCATGACCACCATTCTGGTCGCGCCGTTGATGACCTGCTCGGCGCGTATCCCGGTCTATACGCTGATCATTGCGGCCTTCATTCCGAACGAGCGAGTGTGGGGCTTCGCCAATCTGCAGGGGCTGGTGATGTTCGGCCTCTACGCCGCCGGCATTCTGTCCGCCCTGGCCGTGTCGCTGGTGATCCGCAAGGTGTTCTGGCGCGGCGCGGTGGAGCCTTTCATGATGGAGCTTCCGACCTACAAGGTTCCCGATCCCAAGAGCGTCGGCTTCAACCTGTGGCTCCGGGCCAAGATCTTCCTGAACCGGGCGGGGCGAATCATCCTGCCCGCCGTGGTCATCCTGTGGGTGTTGGCGACCTTCCCCTATCCGCCCCAGAACGCGACCCTGCCGGCCATCGACTATTCGTTCGCGGGCATGATCGGGCGGGCGCTTGAGCCGATCTTCGCCCCCATCGGCTTCAACTGGCAGATGGTGATCGCCCTGATCCCCGGCATGGCGGCGCGCGAGGTCGCCGTGGCGGCCCTGGGCACCACTTACGCCATTGCGGATGCGGAAAATGCGACGGGCCTTCTGGCCTCGACATTGGCCCAGCACTGGTCGTTGGCGACGGCCCTGTCCTTCCTGGCCTGGTACATCTTCGCGCCCCAGTGCGTGGCGACCCTGGGCGTGGTGCGGCGCGAGACCAACTCGTTGCGTTGGACCTGGACCATGATCGGCTACATGTTCGGCTTGGCCTATCTGGCGTCCTTCGTGACCTATCATATAGCCGTGGCGCTGGGCGGAGGCTAA
- a CDS encoding FeoA domain-containing protein, with amino-acid sequence MTDTIKLSQARRGDRGVIVQVGAHCHHQGEAVELERRLLELGFVEGAQVELLHEGLFGRDPIALKVDDMRVALRRHEAASLTIRLDADERGVA; translated from the coding sequence TTGACCGACACCATAAAGCTGAGCCAGGCCCGACGCGGCGATCGCGGCGTCATCGTCCAGGTGGGCGCCCACTGTCATCACCAAGGCGAGGCCGTGGAGCTGGAGCGTCGTCTGCTGGAGCTGGGTTTCGTCGAAGGCGCCCAGGTCGAACTGCTGCACGAAGGATTGTTCGGGCGCGATCCCATCGCCCTGAAGGTGGACGATATGCGCGTGGCCCTGCGTCGCCACGAAGCCGCCAGCCTGACGATCAGGCTGGACGCCGACGAGCGGGGCGTCGCCTGA
- a CDS encoding cytochrome c family protein — translation MSRFALAAPLLLAPIVALSACGQDAPSPTAPAKPARVLTDTEKASLLAALPAPYNAGDLNNGRRAFARCRSCHTVGEGGADMAGPNLHGVFGRKAGDRPRYNYSNALRTADFVWDAERLDHWLQSPRTFLPGNKMTFPGLPDAKDRRDVIAFLKVETGYQPPVPTPAKDLAQPAS, via the coding sequence ATGTCCCGCTTCGCCCTCGCCGCCCCGCTTCTTCTGGCCCCGATCGTGGCCCTTTCGGCCTGTGGTCAGGACGCGCCGTCTCCCACGGCGCCGGCCAAGCCCGCGCGCGTGCTGACCGACACAGAAAAGGCCAGCCTGCTGGCCGCCCTGCCGGCCCCCTACAACGCCGGCGATCTGAACAACGGACGCCGCGCCTTCGCGCGCTGCCGGTCGTGCCACACCGTCGGCGAGGGTGGCGCGGACATGGCCGGGCCGAACCTGCATGGCGTGTTCGGGCGAAAGGCGGGCGATCGGCCGCGCTACAACTATTCCAACGCCCTCAGGACCGCCGACTTCGTGTGGGACGCCGAGCGGCTGGATCACTGGCTGCAAAGCCCGCGCACCTTCCTGCCGGGCAACAAGATGACCTTCCCCGGCCTGCCGGACGCCAAGGATCGCCGCGACGTCATCGCCTTCCTGAAGGTGGAGACCGGCTATCAGCCCCCGGTCCCGACGCCGGCCAAGGACCTGGCCCAGCCCGCCTCCTGA